A portion of the Paenibacillus hamazuiensis genome contains these proteins:
- a CDS encoding AraC family transcriptional regulator, whose amino-acid sequence MDESLRMEQALQQLALLIRRHAPSNGIHRTAVPSLTLMHAARLSEPLESVYKPSICVVAQGAKIATLGDETYRYDPSTYLAVSVELPIIGRIIEASPEIPYLSLKLSFDTDVILDIVKETKRPDFVPAEVSRGITVNRTSPALLEAIVRLMQLLNEPEDVSVLAPLVIREILYRVLQGKQSALIHQFAIIGSHAHSIAQTIQLINRQYDRPLAIEQLAKTINMSTSAFHKHFKRVTTMSPLQYQKTVRLQEARRLMLTESVQASDAAFRVGYESPSQFSREYARMYGRPPMLDVQELRGSVKGSNMIG is encoded by the coding sequence ATGGACGAATCTCTACGCATGGAGCAGGCGTTGCAGCAATTGGCGCTCTTGATACGCCGCCATGCTCCTTCGAACGGCATACATCGGACGGCCGTGCCTTCCTTGACGTTGATGCATGCCGCACGGTTGTCGGAACCGCTGGAATCCGTATATAAGCCATCCATTTGCGTCGTGGCGCAAGGGGCGAAAATAGCCACATTGGGCGACGAAACGTACCGATACGATCCTTCGACGTACCTGGCCGTTTCCGTTGAATTGCCGATCATCGGAAGAATCATCGAGGCTTCGCCCGAGATTCCCTATTTAAGCTTAAAGCTGAGCTTTGACACCGACGTCATTCTCGACATCGTGAAAGAGACGAAGCGCCCCGACTTCGTTCCTGCGGAGGTTTCGCGCGGCATCACCGTGAATCGAACGTCCCCGGCCTTACTCGAAGCCATCGTACGGCTCATGCAGCTGCTCAACGAGCCTGAGGACGTTTCGGTTCTGGCACCGCTCGTCATCCGCGAAATTTTGTATCGAGTGCTTCAAGGCAAACAAAGCGCGCTCATCCATCAATTCGCGATCATCGGCAGCCATGCGCACAGCATCGCTCAGACGATCCAGTTGATCAACCGGCAATACGATCGTCCGCTCGCGATCGAACAGCTTGCCAAGACGATAAACATGAGCACGTCCGCGTTTCATAAACATTTCAAACGCGTCACGACAATGAGCCCGCTGCAATACCAAAAAACGGTGCGTTTGCAAGAAGCCCGGCGCCTGATGTTGACGGAATCCGTGCAAGCCTCCGATGCGGCCTTCCGCGTAGGCTACGAAAGTCCGTCCCAGTTCAGCCGAGAATATGCCCGAATGTACGGGCGGCCTCCGATGCTTGATGTTCAGGAGCTTCGCGGTTCGGTTAAAGGTTCCAATATGATTGGCTGA
- a CDS encoding SDR family oxidoreductase, protein MSLNGKVAIVTGASRGIGRQIAIQLAQSGAKVVVNYSSNREKAEEVVRTIEQSGGEAAAIRADVSKVSEVEALFSETLERFGRLDILINNAGILEYTAITDVTEEMFDRHFSINVKGTYFACQQAMKHMAKGGTIINFSTSVAGAMLPTYSVYAATKGAVEQLTRQLAKEFGPKDIVINCIAPGQVSTELFLNGKSEESIESYRRMNAFGRIGEPEDIANAIELLVSDKARWITGQTIRANGGFN, encoded by the coding sequence ATGAGTTTAAATGGAAAAGTAGCAATCGTCACCGGGGCATCGCGGGGCATCGGACGGCAAATAGCCATCCAGTTGGCTCAATCCGGAGCGAAGGTGGTCGTCAATTATTCCTCGAATCGCGAGAAAGCGGAGGAGGTTGTAAGGACGATCGAACAATCCGGCGGCGAAGCGGCGGCAATCCGTGCCGATGTGAGCAAGGTGAGCGAAGTGGAAGCTTTGTTCTCGGAGACGCTCGAGCGATTTGGACGCCTGGATATTCTGATCAATAATGCCGGCATCCTGGAATATACGGCTATCACGGACGTGACGGAGGAGATGTTTGATCGGCATTTCTCGATCAACGTGAAAGGGACATATTTCGCTTGCCAGCAAGCGATGAAGCATATGGCCAAAGGCGGGACGATCATCAACTTCTCGACCTCCGTGGCCGGCGCGATGCTCCCGACCTACAGCGTCTACGCCGCAACGAAAGGTGCGGTCGAGCAGTTGACCCGCCAATTGGCCAAGGAATTCGGTCCCAAGGACATTGTCATCAATTGCATAGCGCCCGGACAAGTTTCGACCGAGCTGTTTCTGAACGGCAAATCGGAGGAGTCGATCGAATCGTACCGCCGAATGAACGCGTTTGGTCGGATTGGCGAACCCGAGGACATCGCCAATGCGATCGAGCTGCTCGTCAGCGACAAAGCCCGCTGGATAACCGGACAGACGATTCGTGCAAACGGTGGCTTCAATTGA
- a CDS encoding MFS transporter has product MSGSLQRLGTQCPEISSGLSRSAALLYAFVCGSAVATVYFSQPLLDEIAAEFGINNAVIGTVVTATQLCYALGLFFLVPLGDLLDPRRLVTGMLALSAVALSIVAFASNSLVLFAGMGLVGFLAVVAQVLVALAADRSSPDRRGQVIGLVTSGIVIGILLARTFSGTMADWMGWRSVYITSAAITVCMACAFLIVTPAVRRPFRKISYPDLLRSVKDLFMQVPLMRVRAALAFFIFADFSILWSSMVLPLSSSPFSLSHTAIGLFGLAGAAGALAAGRAGKLADRGLGERTTGAALLLLSVSWLPIGLLNSSLWFFAAGVVMLDFAVQAVHVTNQSMILSVRPEARSRMTGGYMIFYSFGSASGAAASTSVYSWAGWHGVCILGALISVVALLFWAWTRRTSGGQ; this is encoded by the coding sequence ATGTCCGGCTCCCTTCAAAGACTTGGTACGCAATGCCCGGAGATATCCTCCGGCCTTTCGCGGTCGGCGGCTTTGCTGTATGCATTCGTTTGCGGTTCTGCGGTAGCTACCGTTTATTTTTCCCAACCATTGCTTGATGAAATTGCCGCTGAATTTGGTATCAACAATGCAGTGATCGGCACCGTGGTTACCGCCACACAATTGTGTTATGCGCTGGGTTTGTTCTTCCTGGTTCCGCTTGGTGATTTGCTTGATCCGCGCAGGCTCGTAACCGGGATGTTGGCGCTCTCGGCTGTCGCTTTAAGCATTGTGGCGTTTGCTTCGAACAGCTTGGTACTGTTTGCCGGAATGGGACTGGTCGGGTTTTTGGCCGTCGTTGCCCAAGTCCTTGTGGCGCTTGCGGCCGACCGGTCGTCCCCGGATCGCCGGGGACAGGTCATCGGACTCGTTACGTCCGGTATCGTCATCGGCATTCTGCTGGCCCGAACGTTCTCCGGAACAATGGCCGATTGGATGGGCTGGAGGTCCGTCTACATAACCTCCGCCGCAATCACCGTTTGCATGGCCTGCGCTTTCCTGATCGTTACACCCGCGGTGCGGCGGCCGTTCCGAAAAATCTCTTATCCTGATCTGCTGCGATCAGTTAAAGATTTATTCATGCAAGTTCCTCTTATGCGGGTTCGTGCCGCACTTGCGTTTTTCATTTTTGCAGACTTCAGCATTTTATGGTCGTCCATGGTGCTGCCGCTTAGCTCTTCGCCCTTTTCGTTAAGCCATACCGCTATCGGGCTGTTTGGTCTTGCGGGCGCAGCGGGCGCTTTAGCAGCCGGCAGGGCGGGGAAGCTGGCCGACCGCGGGTTGGGTGAACGAACGACCGGTGCGGCATTGCTGCTGTTATCGGTTTCCTGGCTGCCGATCGGGTTATTGAACAGCTCGCTGTGGTTTTTTGCCGCAGGGGTCGTCATGTTGGACTTTGCGGTGCAGGCGGTGCATGTTACGAATCAAAGTATGATTTTAAGCGTTCGTCCGGAAGCGAGGAGCCGCATGACCGGGGGATATATGATCTTTTATTCCTTCGGAAGTGCATCGGGAGCGGCGGCTTCTACGTCCGTTTATTCATGGGCGGGATGGCACGGGGTATGTATACTCGGGGCCTTAATAAGCGTAGTTGCGCTGCTTTTTTGGGCATGGACGCGCCGAACATCCGGCGGGCAGTGA
- a CDS encoding isochorismatase family protein, giving the protein MTNETEVLDAKKTALVVIDLQKGIANPERRLAPNSVEQVVGQASKLVQAFTEKGAFVVLVRVSSVDGKDMLKPETDAAPIAMQRPEGWDELIPELAGFEKAHVVTKRQWGAFYGTDLDLQLLRRGIDTIALCGISTSIGVDTTAREAFQHGYNQIFVEEAMTASTKEEHDYVVKNMFPKMGKIRTTDDVISALKQ; this is encoded by the coding sequence ATGACAAACGAAACCGAAGTTTTGGATGCGAAGAAAACAGCGCTTGTCGTTATAGACCTGCAAAAAGGGATTGCCAACCCGGAACGCCGGCTAGCCCCCAATTCGGTGGAGCAGGTGGTGGGGCAGGCCAGCAAGCTGGTGCAAGCTTTCACGGAAAAAGGAGCTTTCGTCGTGCTCGTGAGAGTCTCGTCTGTAGACGGCAAAGATATGTTAAAACCCGAAACGGATGCCGCCCCGATTGCCATGCAGCGGCCGGAAGGCTGGGACGAATTGATACCCGAGCTGGCAGGTTTCGAAAAAGCCCACGTGGTAACCAAACGGCAGTGGGGTGCTTTCTACGGCACGGATCTGGATCTTCAGCTGCTCCGCCGCGGTATCGACACCATCGCGCTGTGCGGGATTTCCACTTCGATCGGTGTGGATACGACGGCCAGAGAAGCTTTTCAGCATGGATACAATCAAATATTCGTGGAAGAAGCGATGACGGCTTCGACGAAAGAGGAACACGATTATGTAGTGAAAAACATGTTCCCTAAAATGGGCAAAATCCGAACAACAGATGATGTGATTTCGGCGCTAAAACAATAG
- a CDS encoding MerR family transcriptional regulator, with translation MLIAEVSERFDVSQDTLRYYERIGLIPRVNRNKNGIRDYTEEDCRWVEFVKCMRGAGLSIEVLIEYVGLFQQGDSSAQARKELLVEERKKLVTRMEDMKKVLERLDDKIARYEQGVVEAEKGLRNQQD, from the coding sequence ATGTTGATAGCCGAAGTCAGTGAAAGGTTTGATGTTTCTCAAGATACGCTGCGTTATTATGAACGAATCGGACTGATTCCTCGTGTCAATCGCAATAAAAACGGAATCCGGGACTATACGGAAGAAGACTGCAGATGGGTCGAATTCGTCAAATGCATGCGCGGCGCAGGTCTTTCCATTGAAGTGTTGATTGAGTATGTGGGGTTATTTCAACAAGGTGACAGCAGCGCTCAAGCGAGGAAAGAACTTCTGGTCGAGGAACGTAAAAAACTCGTAACCCGAATGGAAGATATGAAGAAAGTATTGGAACGTCTCGATGACAAAATTGCAAGGTATGAACAGGGCGTAGTTGAAGCGGAAAAAGGGCTGAGGAATCAGCAGGATTAG
- a CDS encoding ABC transporter permease, translated as MLIKYRAILRMKFVEMFSYQLSTMVWMFGTMVQPLITMMVWMNIYPDQGDTFVLYFIALIVVERLTSAWDVWEMDRQIREGTFSYQIVRPFHPVHWAIAENIVYKGLFLVVLLPCWIVLSFFIPSLQLHLPASGWGLFLAALLLGAIIRFAFSYMFGILGFWMTKVTAVYAMFETVSLFISGRIAPFSLLPPVVKQISTFLPYRYMIGFPLEILTGAADTRTLLTGFAGSFIWAVLLIGAIVWLWKAGLKKNQAVGG; from the coding sequence ATGCTAATTAAATACCGGGCGATCTTGCGCATGAAGTTTGTGGAGATGTTTTCTTATCAGCTCTCTACGATGGTTTGGATGTTCGGCACGATGGTCCAGCCTTTGATCACCATGATGGTGTGGATGAATATTTATCCGGATCAGGGGGATACATTTGTTTTGTATTTTATTGCTCTGATTGTGGTTGAACGTCTGACGAGCGCCTGGGACGTATGGGAAATGGACCGTCAAATACGGGAAGGGACATTCTCTTACCAAATTGTCCGGCCTTTCCATCCGGTTCATTGGGCGATCGCCGAAAATATCGTATATAAAGGCTTGTTTCTGGTTGTTCTTTTGCCTTGCTGGATCGTTCTGTCTTTCTTTATTCCTTCTCTTCAGCTGCACCTGCCCGCAAGCGGGTGGGGATTGTTTTTAGCCGCATTGCTGCTAGGAGCGATAATCCGATTTGCTTTTAGTTATATGTTCGGCATTTTAGGGTTTTGGATGACGAAAGTGACTGCAGTCTACGCTATGTTCGAAACCGTTTCGTTATTTATTTCCGGGCGGATCGCCCCGTTTTCTTTGCTGCCGCCTGTCGTCAAACAAATCAGCACCTTCTTGCCTTATCGTTATATGATCGGCTTCCCTCTGGAAATTTTAACGGGTGCGGCGGACACTCGAACGCTTCTGACCGGATTTGCAGGTTCCTTTATTTGGGCGGTTCTTCTCATTGGGGCGATCGTTTGGTTATGGAAAGCCGGACTCAAGAAAAATCAAGCGGTGGGAGGATAA
- a CDS encoding ABC transporter ATP-binding protein, with translation MSIQVRDLNKSFRVHVRQEGWTEALRSLFKREYQTVHAVKDVSFTINTGEIVGFLGPNGAGKTTTIKMLAGLLHPTSGHIRVNDFKPQQQKNEFKKIMSLVMGQKSQLIWDIPPMETFLVNKSVYEIDEITFRQTLDELVELLELAPLLGRPVRNLSLGQRMKCELAASLLHRPSVLFLDEPTIGLDVNTQEKVRQFIAKYNREHKTTILLTSHYMGDVTALCDRVLIINHGKLLYDGELQSLTERLTPYKLLEVRLPSGAHGSWESYGEVVSFEDGKLTLRVPRDRVPVVSSELLARFEISDLNIQDPPMEEVITLAFREESHAN, from the coding sequence ATGTCTATTCAAGTTCGGGATTTAAACAAGTCATTTCGTGTCCATGTCAGGCAGGAAGGCTGGACGGAAGCGCTGCGCAGCCTGTTTAAACGGGAATATCAAACCGTTCATGCGGTGAAGGATGTATCGTTCACAATTAATACCGGTGAAATTGTGGGGTTTCTCGGACCGAACGGAGCCGGTAAAACAACCACGATTAAGATGCTGGCCGGTTTGCTGCATCCTACGTCCGGACATATTCGTGTGAATGATTTTAAACCGCAGCAGCAAAAAAACGAGTTCAAAAAAATCATGAGTTTGGTGATGGGACAGAAAAGTCAATTGATATGGGACATTCCGCCGATGGAGACTTTTCTCGTGAATAAAAGCGTTTATGAAATCGACGAAATCACGTTTCGTCAAACGCTCGATGAACTGGTGGAGTTGCTGGAATTGGCTCCTTTGCTGGGAAGACCGGTTCGAAACCTGAGTCTCGGGCAGAGGATGAAATGTGAATTAGCCGCCTCTTTGCTGCATCGTCCATCCGTCTTATTTTTAGATGAACCGACGATCGGTTTGGATGTAAATACGCAGGAAAAGGTGCGCCAGTTCATTGCCAAATACAATCGCGAACATAAAACGACGATACTCCTGACCTCTCATTATATGGGTGATGTCACCGCACTTTGCGACCGGGTATTGATCATTAATCACGGAAAACTTCTTTACGACGGGGAACTGCAGAGTTTGACGGAAAGATTAACGCCGTATAAGCTGCTCGAGGTTCGTCTTCCTTCAGGCGCCCACGGTTCGTGGGAAAGCTACGGGGAAGTGGTTTCTTTTGAAGACGGGAAATTGACGCTGCGGGTTCCGAGGGACCGCGTGCCGGTCGTCTCATCCGAATTGCTGGCCCGATTTGAAATCAGCGATCTGAATATTCAAGATCCGCCGATGGAAGAAGTGATTACGTTAGCCTTCCGGGAGGAGTCTCATGCTAATTAA
- a CDS encoding multidrug efflux MFS transporter — translation MPIWKRNLFVCWFGMFVTGIGMSQIAPILPLYIKQLGVHDSGSISQLSGLAFGITFIVSAIFSPIWGIAADKYGRKPMLLRASLGMAIIVGCMGFAHNVFILIGLRLLQGVITGYSTACTTLIATQTDKEHSGWALGTLSTANTSGSLIGPTIGGFIAEHFGLQHSFFVTGGLMLVAFMTTALFVKESFVRHDNKVLNMKEVWNSIPEKSLTITLFITFFVLTVAMYSVEPIITVYVAQLSRNTDHVALIAGIAFSASGLANIIAAPRLGRLSDRVGAHKVILGALIAAGILFIPQAFVSDPWQLTGLRFLFGLAAAGLSPSVNTLMKKITPDSLTGRVFGFNMSAAYLGAFGGAVFGGQIAAWFGIPYVFFVMSALLFLSALWVYFKVYKRLNINKLTLYKK, via the coding sequence ATGCCCATATGGAAAAGAAATCTGTTTGTTTGCTGGTTCGGGATGTTTGTCACAGGTATCGGCATGAGCCAGATCGCCCCGATCCTGCCGTTATACATCAAGCAGCTTGGCGTGCACGATTCGGGATCGATCTCCCAATTATCCGGACTTGCTTTCGGGATTACCTTTATCGTATCGGCAATCTTCTCGCCTATATGGGGGATAGCTGCGGACAAATACGGACGTAAACCGATGCTGCTCCGGGCAAGCCTGGGAATGGCTATCATTGTAGGCTGTATGGGTTTTGCTCACAATGTATTTATTTTGATCGGGCTCCGGCTGCTGCAGGGGGTCATCACAGGCTACAGCACGGCTTGCACGACCCTGATTGCCACCCAGACGGATAAGGAGCATTCGGGCTGGGCGTTAGGAACCCTTTCGACAGCCAACACTTCAGGTTCGTTAATCGGGCCGACGATCGGCGGTTTTATTGCCGAACATTTTGGCTTGCAGCATTCGTTTTTTGTAACAGGCGGGTTGATGCTGGTTGCCTTTATGACAACGGCTCTATTCGTTAAAGAATCGTTTGTTAGACATGATAATAAAGTGCTGAATATGAAAGAAGTTTGGAACAGCATACCCGAAAAAAGCTTGACCATTACGCTTTTCATCACTTTTTTTGTCCTGACGGTGGCCATGTATTCCGTGGAACCGATTATTACCGTCTATGTGGCCCAGCTGTCCCGGAATACCGACCATGTGGCTTTAATCGCCGGAATCGCCTTCTCCGCTTCGGGGCTGGCCAATATTATTGCCGCTCCCAGACTGGGGAGACTGTCAGACCGAGTTGGGGCCCACAAGGTCATACTGGGCGCACTCATCGCGGCGGGCATCTTGTTTATACCCCAAGCTTTTGTGAGCGATCCTTGGCAGTTGACCGGACTGCGTTTCCTGTTTGGACTTGCGGCGGCCGGGCTTAGTCCGTCCGTCAACACCCTGATGAAAAAAATCACCCCGGATTCCCTTACCGGGCGGGTGTTCGGGTTTAACATGTCCGCAGCTTATTTAGGCGCTTTCGGGGGCGCGGTGTTTGGCGGGCAAATCGCTGCGTGGTTCGGGATTCCGTACGTATTTTTCGTCATGAGCGCGCTGTTATTCCTGAGTGCATTATGGGTTTATTTTAAGGTGTATAAGAGACTTAACATAAATAAGCTCACCTTATACAAAAAATGA
- a CDS encoding ArsR/SmtB family transcription factor encodes MEKVAQEQCEDTCQGTVNVLELKQNLIQEHIAVGLADVFKALGDPTRVKIIYTLLKKELCVHDLTVVLNMGQSAISHQLRYLRNLRIVKRRKEGKTVFYSLDDEHIEQIFVQMLQHVNHN; translated from the coding sequence ATGGAAAAAGTCGCTCAAGAGCAGTGTGAAGATACGTGCCAAGGAACGGTAAATGTTTTGGAGCTAAAACAAAATCTGATTCAAGAACATATAGCGGTTGGCCTTGCCGATGTATTTAAGGCGCTCGGCGATCCAACGCGCGTTAAAATTATATATACCTTATTAAAAAAGGAATTATGCGTTCACGATCTTACCGTCGTGCTGAATATGGGACAGTCGGCGATTTCCCATCAACTTCGATATTTGCGCAATTTGCGTATCGTCAAGCGAAGAAAAGAGGGAAAGACCGTTTTTTATTCGCTGGACGATGAGCATATCGAACAAATATTTGTACAAATGCTGCAGCATGTGAATCACAATTAA
- a CDS encoding ABC transporter permease translates to MRRYARIFKEFFRTCLVEELEYRSEFVGNLFSSLFGILVSILMVQIFFYQTDELGGWAYADVLILLGIYNTLQGLVDFALRPNMPRLLLHIRMGTLDYVLTKPVDSMFFVSLRHLVFWRLIDVLLGMGLVIYGLLQKHFMPSMLDVGFFFISIMAALLIIYSLWMLLMTTAFWVIRMDDLSFLFNSFFETARFPVTMYKGWLRIALTYVVPAALITFTPASSLIGQWNVRATFAAVIAAVVFFWLARRFWRFALANYTSASS, encoded by the coding sequence ATGAGGCGATACGCACGTATATTTAAAGAGTTTTTCCGGACTTGTCTGGTCGAGGAGCTCGAATACCGCAGCGAGTTTGTGGGGAATCTTTTTTCGAGTTTATTCGGCATTTTGGTCTCGATTTTAATGGTGCAAATTTTCTTTTACCAAACGGATGAGTTGGGCGGCTGGGCATATGCCGACGTTCTGATTCTTCTTGGGATTTACAATACGCTGCAAGGGCTCGTCGATTTCGCGCTTCGCCCCAATATGCCAAGGCTTCTTTTACACATTCGGATGGGGACTTTGGATTATGTGCTGACCAAACCGGTGGATAGTATGTTTTTCGTAAGTTTGCGGCATCTTGTTTTCTGGCGTTTGATTGATGTCCTGTTAGGGATGGGGCTGGTGATCTACGGCCTGTTGCAAAAGCATTTCATGCCTTCCATGCTTGATGTAGGGTTCTTTTTCATCAGCATCATGGCTGCTTTATTGATCATTTATTCTTTATGGATGCTGCTGATGACCACCGCCTTTTGGGTGATTCGGATGGATGATTTGTCTTTCCTGTTCAACTCCTTTTTTGAAACCGCGCGATTTCCCGTCACCATGTACAAAGGTTGGTTGCGCATAGCCCTCACTTATGTTGTGCCCGCGGCGTTAATTACGTTTACTCCGGCGAGTTCGTTAATTGGCCAATGGAATGTTCGGGCAACCTTTGCGGCAGTGATCGCAGCTGTCGTTTTCTTCTGGCTCGCTCGCCGGTTCTGGAGGTTTGCTCTTGCGAATTACACGAGTGCAAGCAGTTGA
- a CDS encoding AraC family transcriptional regulator: MILKNLFFHVHYCNSKQSGRSGARPIKTSRTLQHHELVFFAKAKGTFKIDKKAYELKDGTLLYISPGMPHAIETDPEAPLSCFSVHFSYASVNLSEGGWNLQKGPRDLPLPFEQELKDYYQIEDVFKKLVKTWDAKLPGYEFISKTLLQQLVIVIFQNIKKENPNYSSSLKVEKIIRYMHEHIQDKITLSQLSDLVQLSPTYLSRTFKEITGYSIIEFFNKIKMDKAKEMILEGNRKIKEVSRALGFTDEFYFSRIFKKTEGLSPSEFYSKNVHGV; encoded by the coding sequence ATGATATTGAAAAATCTCTTTTTTCACGTACACTACTGCAACTCCAAGCAATCGGGCAGATCAGGTGCGCGCCCTATTAAAACCAGTAGAACCCTTCAGCATCATGAACTCGTTTTTTTCGCAAAGGCGAAGGGGACGTTTAAAATCGATAAAAAGGCATACGAACTGAAGGACGGGACGCTGCTCTATATTAGCCCGGGTATGCCGCATGCAATCGAGACGGATCCTGAAGCTCCTCTGAGCTGTTTTTCCGTCCATTTCAGTTATGCGAGTGTGAATTTAAGCGAAGGTGGGTGGAACCTGCAAAAAGGACCGCGAGATCTACCTCTACCCTTTGAGCAAGAATTAAAGGATTATTATCAAATTGAGGACGTGTTTAAAAAGCTGGTGAAGACTTGGGATGCCAAGCTGCCGGGTTATGAGTTTATATCCAAAACCTTGCTTCAGCAGTTAGTGATTGTCATCTTCCAAAACATCAAAAAAGAAAACCCTAACTACTCCTCTTCCTTGAAAGTGGAAAAAATCATCCGGTATATGCATGAACATATACAGGATAAAATCACCTTGTCGCAATTGTCAGATCTGGTGCAGTTGTCACCAACTTATTTGTCCAGAACGTTTAAAGAAATTACAGGGTATTCCATTATAGAGTTCTTTAACAAAATAAAGATGGACAAAGCAAAAGAAATGATTTTGGAGGGCAACAGGAAAATCAAAGAGGTTTCCCGGGCTCTCGGGTTTACGGATGAATTTTATTTTAGCCGCATATTCAAGAAAACGGAGGGTCTCAGTCCTTCCGAATTTTACAGCAAAAATGTCCATGGAGTTTAA